A single region of the Podospora pseudopauciseta strain CBS 411.78 chromosome 1, whole genome shotgun sequence genome encodes:
- a CDS encoding hypothetical protein (EggNog:ENOG503NYNB; COG:O; MEROPS:MER0000836) produces MEPNEPAKMATEKKYFTMLENHPEVFTTLAHTLGLPPSITFHDIYSFSPPALAHIPRPCLALIAIIPLTPSWALDRQSEDARLGDPKTYYHGNSNPSSSAPIIWFQQTIGDACGSYALLHCSINGPAASLIHPGSTLDQIRKDAAPLPREERAELLYDNKAFEEAHQSVAAMGDTAEPRDRSVGLGQHFVGYVKANGRLWELEGSREGPLDRGELGDDEDVLSPKALELGLGRIIKLEHESGGQDLRFSCIAMALKDEQSE; encoded by the exons ATGGAACCGAATGAACCAGCAAAAATGGCCACCGAGAAGAAATACTTCACCATGCTCG AAAACCACCCCGAagtcttcaccaccctcgctcacaccctcggcctccccccttccatcACCTTCCACGACATCtactccttctcccccccagccCTCGCCCACATCCCCCGCCCCTGCCTCGCCCTCATAGCCATCAttcccctcaccccctcctggGCCCTCGACCGCCAATCCGAAGACGCCCGTCTCGGCGACCCCAAAACCTATTACCacggcaacagcaacccctcctcctcagccccCATAATATGGTTCCAACAAACCATCGGCGACGCCTGCGGCTCCtacgccctcctccactgcTCTATCAACggccccgccgcctccctcatccatCCCGGCAGCACCCTCGATCAAATTCGCAAGGACGCAGCCCCGTTGCCAAGAGAAGAACGTGCAGAATTATTGTACGACAACAAGGCATTTGAAGAGGCCCACCAATCCGTAGCAGCAATGGGCGATACCGCCGAGCCAAGAGACAGGTCCGTAGGGCTAGGCCAACATTTCGTCGGTTACGTCAAAGCAAACGGACGGCTCTGGGAGTTGGAAGGGAGCAGAGAGGGTCCGTTGGACAGGGGTGAGCTAGGGGATGACGAAGACGTCCTAAGCCCCAAGGCGTTGGAGTTAGGTCTGGGGAGGATAATCAAGTTGGAACACGAGTCTGGTGGGCAAGACTTGAGGTTTAGTTGTATTGCCATGGCACTGAAAGATGAGCAATCCGAGTAG
- a CDS encoding hypothetical protein (EggNog:ENOG503P9SG): MADNMPSGPEFRTGRADSTSSTSSTSTTNTVNSSSEMPKAPPRRRSSHLFEGLEAQKRSQDPAAVARRQSMNEQRPKSGFIGSMWNNWVHGQ; encoded by the exons ATGGCCGATAACATGCCCTCCGGCCCCGAGTTCCGCACCGGCCGCGCCGATTCCACCTCTTCTacttcctccaccagcacgACCAACACCGTCAACTCCAGCTCTGAAATGCCCAAGGCACCGCCTCGCCGG AGATCAAGCCACCTCTTCGAAGGTCTCGAAGCCCAAAAACGCTCCCAAGACCCGGCCGCAGTAGCAAGACGCCAGAGCATGAACGAGCAACGCCCCAAGTCGGGCTTCATCGGCAGCATGTGGAACAA CTGGGTCCACGGCCAGTAG
- the PBP2 gene encoding PAB1 binding protein (COG:A; EggNog:ENOG503NYWM), whose translation MSASPQPTQSTKRPLEDTSSPSRNDQPEAKRPALDKVIKEQQEDNKADSISPLNDETASSVPAPEANGTAKTNGEKPEATDHQGDTVVPDAPETKPTTSTTVDTASSEAQANPPAESRDETAWIHIRAVISSPEAATIIGKGGENVSKIRQSSGAKCTVSDYQKGAVERILTVSGVVDAAAKAFGLIIRTLNNEPLSEPSNQHSKTYPLRLLIPHVLIGSIIGKGGSRIKEIQEASGARLNASDSCLPASSERSLVVTGVADAVHIATYYVGSTLLEQLNERFGGAAASAYATRSGGPAAVTGGMTVVPYVPQPAGGNFGQRDHYNNRRPDPRAHHMPPQAYGGAPQYGAYPQAAHPGPAVPMHFAGAQAAGGYGPAAPHMPPHAGHAGHVGPQPHTGPHGPQAAGSGGAAGGPMTQQIYIPNDMVGAIIGKGGQKINEIRQISGSVIKINEPQDNSNERLVTITGTDECNKMALYMLYTRLENEKHRM comes from the exons ATGTCCGCCTCTCCCCAGCCAACACAGTCCACCAAGCGTCCTCTCGAGGACACGTCGTCCCCCTCCCGCAACGACCAGCCCGAGGCCAAACGTCCGGCTTTGGACAAGGTCATcaaggagcagcaggaggacAACAAGGCCGACTCCATCTCTCCTTTGAACGACGAgaccgcctcctccgtcccGGCCCCTGAGGCCAACGGCACGGCGAAGACGAACGGCGAAAAGCCCGAGGCGACGGACCATCAGGGTGACACAGTCGTCCCCGATGCTCCGGAAACaaagcccaccaccagcaccacggTGGATACCGCCTCGTCTGAGGCGCAGGCGAACCCCCCTGCAGAGTCTCGTGATGAGACTGCCTGGATACACATCCGCGCCGTTATTTCAAGTCCCGAAGCCGCGACTATAATCGGGAAAGGCGGCGAGAATGTGTCCAAGATCAGACAATCGTCAGGAGCCAAGTGCACTGTCAGTGACTATCAGAAGGGCGCCGTTGAGCGTATTCTGACTGTCagcggtgttgttgatgctgctgcaAAG GCCTTTGGCTTGATTATCCGCACCCTTAACAACGAGCCGTTGTCTGAGCCCTCCAACCAGCACTCCAAGACCTATCCCCTGCGTCTTCTGATCCCCCATGTTCTGATCGGCTCCATCATTGGGAAAGGCGGGTCTCGCATCAAGGAGATCCAAGAAGCTTCTGGTGCCCGCCTGAACGCTTCTGACTCCTGCCTCCCCGCGTCTTCGGAGCGTTCTCTGGTCGTCACGGGCGTTGCTGACGCTGTACACATCGCCACATACTATGTCGGTAGCACCCTTTTGGAACAGCTCAACGAGCGCTTTGGCGGGgctgctgcctctgcctACGCTACCCGCAGCGGCGGTCCTGCTGCCGTCACAGGTGGCATGACTGTCGTCCCATACGTCCCTCAACCCGCCGGTGGAAATTTTGGTCAGCGTGACCACTACAACAACCGCCGTCCGGACCCTAGAGCCCACCACATGCCGCCCCAGGCCTACGGTGGCGCGCCTCAATATGGCGCTTATCCTCAGGCGGCACATCCTGGCCCCGCGGTCCCAATGCACTTTGCTGGTGCTCAGGCTGCTGGGGGTTACGGACCTGCCGCCCCCCACATGCCACCCCATGCCGGACACGCCGGACATGTTGGGCCCCAGCCCCACACCGGTCCTCACGGTCCTCAGGCAGCTGGCTCTGGTGGCGCGGCCGGTGGACCTATGACTCAACAAATCTACATTCCCAATGACATGGTTGGCGCCATCATCGGCAAGGGTGGCCAAAAGATCAACGAGATCCGTCAGATCAGCGGCAGCGTCATCAAGATTAACGAGCCACaagacaacagcaacgaGCGTCTTGTCACAATCACTGGTACCGATGAATGCAACAAGATGGCGCTATACATGCTCTACACTCGTCTTG AAAACGAAAAGCACCGGATGTAA
- a CDS encoding hypothetical protein (COG:S; EggNog:ENOG503P2FR): protein MEFEYDNPARAHEADMERTIQELNKRKRELEEAIQELRSSSTVPDTEPSPEDTLEIFTKAYEEVAESKPFLPAPGSVLPALLAIRNARNTINESNEYLESQAKSQDELARKLEAEKTALREQQALKTALENRIQSLRDGLENKQEKTPEQMAKERIAELKRQKKEWENRTAKLTKDLDWFIEEHLGPMLAAEELGGPVVGQLTDIDPEDLSAGFSAQGKLKKAKDQPDIDKRQRRIDEIWGAQDQQGESNKRKREEDEASAAVADIRRLIEQLMNKLVESQGDNSASYLKISKETAAVRFLVRSKVASFHPKDAQKLRLVDFGRDIDD from the exons ATGGAGTTTGAATATGACAACCCCGCCAGGGCCCACGAGGCCGACATGGAGCGGACTATACAGGAGCTCaacaagagaaagagagagctTGAGGAGGCAATTCAGGAG TTACGGTCATCTTCAACTGTGCCGGACACCGAGCCCTCACCAGAAGACACACTGGAGATCTTTACCAAGGCATATGAAGAAGTTGCCGAGTCCAAACCGTTCCTTCCTGCACCAGGCTCGGTTCTGCCAGCCCTGCTTGCCATCAGGAACGCACGCAACACAATAAATGAGTCCAATGAGTATCTGGAATCACAGGCGAAGTCACAGGATGAGTTGGCTCGAAAATTGGAGGCCGAAAAGACGGCTTTGCGAGAGCAACAGGCGCTGAAAACAGCTCTGGAGAACCGTATTCAATCTCTACGGGACGGGCTCGAGAACAAGCAAGAAAAGACGCCGGAGCAGATGGCCAAGGAGCGCATTGCCGAGCTCAAGCGACAAAAAAAGGAGTGGGAAAACAGAACAGCCAAATTAACCAAGGACCTTGATTGGTTCATTGAAGAGCACTTGGGGCCTATGTTGGCAGCCGAAGAGCTCGGCGGGCCGGTTGTTGGGCAGCTGACGGACATCGACCCTGAAGATCTGAGTGCTGGCTTCAGTGCTCAGGGGAAGCTGAAAAAGGCTAAAGACCAGCCAGACATTGACAAGCGACAGAGACGAATAGACGAGATCTGGGGAGCTCAGGACCAGCAAGGCGAGAGCAACAAGAGAAAAcgagaggaggacgaagcaTCTGCTGCGGTTGCTGACATTAGGCGTCTCATTGAGCAACTGATGAACAAGCTGGTGGAGTCACAAGGTGACAACTCGGCAAGCTACTTGAAGATATCCAAGGAGACAGCCGCGGTCCGGTTTCTCGTCCGATCCAAGGTCGCCTCATTTCATCCCAAGGATGCACAAAAGTTGCGACTTGTAGATTTCGGGAGGGATATCGATGATTAG
- the DUT1 gene encoding Deoxyuridine 5'-triphosphate nucleotidohydrolase (COG:F; EggNog:ENOG503P1SM) has protein sequence MRNAAFAICQRLSNQLRPTTPSHHRHHPLLSSTTSIMTATVRNDPIVPTSPPAAKRLKTDTNVPEEATSSTSTTTTATKDTTTTAEGNTTTNSATTTTTTVTTMAAEPAAVPSLQVKKLSSTARLPTRGSAFAAGYDLYASKDTTIPARGKALVDTDISIAVPANTYGRIAPRSGLAAKHFIDTGAGVIDADYRGPVKVLLFNHADSDFEVKEGDRIAQLIVERIFTPEVVEVQELEESVRGAGGFGSTGGFGAAAAPVVN, from the exons ATGCGAAACGCTGCATTTGCCATTTGCCAACGACTATCCAACCAATTACGACCAACCacaccttctcaccaccgtcatcatcccctgctctcatccaccaccagcatcatGACTGCCACCGTCCGCAACGATCCCATAGTCCCCACTtccccaccagcagcaaagcGTCTCAAAACCGACACCAACGTTCCTGAGGAGGCGACctcttccacttccaccaccacaaccgcaACAAAAGACACCACCACTACAGCAGAAGGAAACACCACGACCAATTCcgccaccacaaccacaacaacagtcACCACAATGGCCGCCGAACCTGCTGccgtcccctccctccaagTGAAGAAGTTGTCCTCCACCGCACGGCTGCCCACACGGGGATCTGCTTTCGCGGCGGGATATGATCTTTATGCGTCAAAGGACACGACTATTCCTGCGAGGGGAAAGGCGCTGGTTGATACGGATATTAGCATTGCTGTTCCGGCTAATACAT ACGGGCGCATCGCCCCCCGCTCCGGCCTGGCCGCGAAACACTTTATCGACACTGGCGCCGGTGTCATCGACGCTGACTACCGCGGTCCGGTCAAGGTTCTCTTGTTCAACCATGCCGATTCCGACTttgaggtcaaggagggggATCGGATCGCGCAGCTGATTGTGGAACGGATTTTTACCcccgaggtggtggaggttcaggagttggaggagagcgtgaggggggcgggggggtttgggagtacggggggttttggggcggctgctgctcctgtcGTTAACTAG
- the BUD16 gene encoding putative pyridoxal kinase (COG:H; EggNog:ENOG503NX2N) — protein sequence MQSLGCDVAALNTVDFSNHTGYGQWTGTRSTPEHILDLWSGLKQSFLDDFDMMLSGYVPGAEALGAVGRIAEELKSRAEGRFFWVLDPVMGDNGNLYVGGDVVPVYRGLAGKADLCLPNQFEAELLSEVKITDMLSLGKAIEVLHSRYGVPHIVITSLSLPDDTDPDTPGNKKTLSVVGSSMTSTKQPRAFKISFPAIDCYFSGTGDMFAALMVVRMREAVCDASTSTEPGLDTRRSWLSEDGVGALELPLARAAERVLGSMHEVLAKTAEGLEGRLEEMVRGVKTGGVNGNGNGNGNGNGNGNGEGGIGKKQMQVLKSKAAELKLVRHLDSLRGPKVVFRARRL from the exons ATGCAATCCCTCGGCTGCGACGTCGCGGCCCTGAACACGGTCGATTTTTCTAACCACACCGGCTACGGGCAGTGGACGGGCACCCGCTCGACACCTGAGCATATCCTCGATCTGTGGTCGGGGCTTAAGCAGTCGTTTTTGGATGACTTTGATATGATGCTCTCGGGGTATGTACCTGGGGCGGAGGCGCTGGGGGCTGTGGGGAGGATTGCGGAGGAACTCAAGTCCAGAGCGGAGGGGAGGTTCTTTTGGGTGCTGGACCCGGTGATGGGGGATAATGGGAATCTGTATGTCGGAGGTGATGTTGTCCCTGTGTACCGGGGCTTGGCGGGAAAGGCGGATTTGTGTTTGCCTAATCAGTTTGAGGCTGA GCTGCTATCAGAGGTGAAAATCACGGATATGCTCAGCTTGGGCAAGGCGATTGAGGTCCTCCACTCCCGCTACGGCGTCCCACACATCGTCATAACCTCGCTCTCACTTCCCGATGACACAGACCCCGACACCCCAGGCAACAAAAAAACCCTCAGCGTTGTCGGGTCGTCAATGACGAGTACAAAACAGCCCAGAGCGTTCAAGATCTCCTTTCCGGCGATTGATTGCTACTTCTCCGGGACGGGGGACATGTTTGCCGCGTTGATGGttgtgaggatgagggaggcggtTTGTGACGCTTCTACATCGACAGAGCCAGGGTTAGATACTAGAAGAAGCTGGTTGagtgaggatggggttggtgcaTTGGAGTTGcctttggcgagggcggcggagagggtgttggggagtaTGCATGAGGTGTTGGCCAAGAcggcggaggggttggagggacggttggaggagatggttAGGGGGGTGAAAACAGGGGGGgtgaatgggaatgggaatgggaatgggaatgggaatgggaatgggaatggggaggggggaataGGGAAGAAGCAGATGCAGGTGCTGAAGAGCAAGGCGGCCGAGCTGAAGCTGGTGAGGCATTTGGATAGTTTGAGGGGGCCGAAGGTGGTTTTtagggcgaggaggttgtaA
- the POL30 gene encoding proliferating cell nuclear antigen (COG:L; EggNog:ENOG503NXFV): MLEARLDTANLFKSAVDAIKDLVQDCNFDCNDSGIALQAMDNSHVALVSMMLKAEAFSPFRCDRNIALGVNLTSLTKVLRAAGRDDTLTLKAEDAPDVLNLVFEATAQDRISEYDLKLMDIDQEHLGIPDTEYAATISMPSAEFKRITTDLMAMSESVTIEATKDGVKFSSTGDIGNGSITLRQHTPVDKPNEAVEIELSESVALTFSLKYLTNFCKAQPLSNQVKLCLSAEVPLMVEYGLEGGSYLRFYLAPKIGDEE; encoded by the exons ATGCTTGAAGCTCGGTTGGACACGGCGAATCTCTTCAAGAGT GCCGTCGATGCCATCAAGGACCTCGTCCAGGATTGCAACTTCGACTGCAATGACAGCGGCATTGCCCTCCAGGCCATGGACAACAGCCACGTCGCCCTCGTTTCCATGATGCTCAAGGCCGAAGCCTTCTCTCCCTTCCGCTGCGACCGCAACATTGCCCTCGGcgtcaacctcacctcccttACCAAGGTGCTGCGTGCGGCCGGCCGTGACGACACGTTGACCCTCAAGGCCGAGGACGCCCCCGATGTGCTGAACTTGGTTTTCGAGGCGACCGCCCAGGACAGAATCTCCGAGTACGACCTCAAGCTCATGGACATTGACCAGGAGCACTTGGGCATCCCCGACACCGAGTATGCCGCCACCATCAGCATGCCATCAGCCGAGTTCAAGCGCATCACGACTGATCTCATGGCCATGTCGGAGTCTGTTACTATCGAGGCGACCAAGGACGGTGTCAAGTTTTCTTCGACTGGTGATATCGGCAACGGGTCTATTACTCTGAGACAACACACGCCTGTTGACAAGCCCAACGAGGCGGTCGAGATTGAGTTGAGCGAGTCGGTTGCTCTGACCTTTTCTCTGAAATATCTCACCAACTTTTGCAAGGCGCAGCCGTTGTCGAACCAGGTCAAGCTTTGCTTGTCGGCTGAGGTGCCCTTGATGGTGGAGTATGGTCTGGAGGGTGGCAGCTATCTCCGCTTCTACCTTGCGCCAAAG ATCGGCGACGAGGAGTAA
- a CDS encoding hypothetical protein (EggNog:ENOG503NVQM; COG:U): protein MASWAILIPLFITDQGDKQLDWSTPEVSEHDVSPPSSPSFAPVGRPTIKKRFRSKIPDPLRLDVPRNRTSRLGSLHLSYSKAVASRIDRADNLKFIEQFRYTIVASQLLAGHSITGNYNYFNRNRDASDVPQNVVVPTSTGILITATGALVVACVIRWVYMGGYAQLTKGKIAFTTVVLVGFGLVAHFYIRQQWIRYLRNQALAEVSAFVAKSQDFDGVSSAALSLIQEVELVSRGYRLLRKTLKARLAEMIKTYIKVSSVIKGFSEQLDIEKFHDVYDISDFDISDAMQGFSDREFDDPESVKTLKIAAARFHTIRKIFLCSLLALEATGDNTDFLRWSTAVESLRALTEATDEGLSKVRQILDEEETFPTVQESKFPLSPNRERRRSQFQKLNSLSTGIRGLQAKLALLREESERTLNEAEDVSELGLNLMAQYESIGQDLKLLQQAWEEGKAALASGIDRNEKRLSSISTMLSPATSLSGLTTVEEGGALEAFKALTGESPSSSSFGSAKGDDEAEVFEAVSLPPTRPRSMLTREERIARMKEERERRESIRQDADASRGMLKELEMVINLRPKRSTMPAPARVSL from the exons ATGGCATCCTGGGCAATACTGATACCCCTATTCATCACAGACCAAGGCGACAAACAGCTGGACTGGAGCACGCCCGAGGTCTCAGAGCACGATGTGTCGCCGCCATCGAGCCCGTCCTTTGCTCCGGTAGGACGTCCGACCATCAAGAAGCGCTTCCGGAGTAAGATTCCGGACCCGCTGCGGCTAGATGTCCCGCGGAACAGGACGAGCAGGCTGGGGTCGCTACATCTTTCATACTCG AAGGCTGTAGCATCGAGAATAGATCGGGCCGACAACCTCAAGTTTATCGAGCAGTTCAGATACACCATCGTCGCCTCACAACTATTAGCTGGGCACTCGATTACGGGGAACTACAACTACTTCAACCGAAATAGGGATGCGTCGGATGTTCCGCAGAACGTGGTGGTTCCAACGTCAACGGGAATATTAATAACGGCTACGGGCGCCCTGGTGGTAGCGTGTGTGATTCGATGGGTGTACATGGGAGGATATGCCCAGTTGACAAAGGGGAAGATTGCATTCACGACGGTGGTGCTTGTTGGGTTCGGTCTGGTGGCGCACTTCTACATCCGCCAGCAGTGGATACGGTATCTTAGGAATCAGGCACTGGCCGAGGTGTCTGCATTCGTGGCCAAGTCGCAAGACTTTGATGGTGTCTCCAGCGCGGCGCTGTCCCTTATCCAAGAGGTGGAGCTCGTCTCAAGGGGCTACAGGCT ACTACGGAAGACGCTAAAGGCTCGTTTGGCTGAGATGATCAAGACGTACATCAAAGTGTCATCAGTGATCAAGGGATTTTCAGAGCAGTTGGATATCGAAAAGTTCCACGATGTCTATGATATCAGCGATTTTGATATCTCGGATGCTATGCAGGGTTTCTCGGATCGCGAGTTTGACGATCCAGAGTCTGTCAAGACACTGAAAATTGCAGCTGCCAGGTTTCATACCATCAGGAAGATTTTCCTGTGCTCGTTGCTCGCTTTGGAGGCTACCGGAGACAACACGGACTTTTTGCGGTGGTCAACGGCTGTCGAGAGCCTTCGTGCCCTGACCGAGGCGACGGACGAGGGTTTATCCAAGGTCCGGCAAATcctcgacgaggaagaga CTTTCCCCACGGTTCAAGAGTCCAAATTCCCATTATCACCAAACCGAGAGAGGCGACGATCTCAGTTTCAAAAACTCAACTCTTTGTCCACGGGCATCCGTGGACTTCAAGCCAAGCTCGCGTTGTTACGAGAGGAGTCTGAGAGAACACTCAACGAGGCCGAAGACGTGTCTGAGCTGGGTCTAAATCTCATGGCTCAGTATGAATCCATTGGTCAGGACCTCAAGCTCCTGCAACAagcttgggaggagggcaaagCAGCGCTGGCATCGGGTATCGACCGGAACGAGAAGCGACTCTCTTCCATCAGCACCATGCTATCACCGGCAACATCTCTGAGCGGCCTCACCACTGTCGAGGAAGGTGGGGCCTTGGAAGCGTTCAAGGCTCTTACCGGCGAATCACCGAGCAGTTCGAGCTTTGGGAGCGCTAAGGGTGACGACGAAGCCGAAGTGTTCGAGGCTGTTTCTCTCCCACCAACACGGCCTCGAAGCATGCTCACCAGAGAAGAGCGCATCGCCAGGATGAAGGAGGAACGGGAGAGACGAGAGTCCATCAGGCAAGACGCCGATGCCAGTCGAGGCATGCTCAAGGAGCTTGAAATGGTCATCAACCTCCGGCCCAAACGATCCACCATGCCCGCCCCAGCGCGCGTATCATTATGA
- a CDS encoding hypothetical protein (EggNog:ENOG503P4XG; COG:S) has translation MFISNWRTQTARLSGWVLPRGAALSLSDRDNHHFQHHPYQKQPPVKPPPIVIRPAQTSTPHLTEVSIPSTPYQPLGSVLRPRSVTAPNRGRNTKPSPQTHKPTTMPSQQELDFQISPLVQESLVHNTRTLHNLQSLTASLFGVGAGILGLESYSGFLFYLVFSLITTLLFYALRIAPTATSSPSSSSSSSTTSKGGVLSRYFRSPLDFWTAGLTNGLAGFILTWTLFYGLVRA, from the exons ATGTTCATTTCCAACTGGCGGACCCAAACAGCCCGTTTGAGCGGGTGGGTCCTCCCAAGAGGCGCTGCATTGAGCCTCAGCGATCGTGATAATCATCACTTCCAGCATCACCCATATcaaaaacaaccaccagTCAAACCTCCGCCGATTGTCATTCGCCCCGCGCAGACTAGCACACCCCATCTCACGGAAGTTTCCATTCCCTCTACTCCGTACCAACCACTTGGCTCTGTCCTGCGCCCCAGATCTGTCACCGCACCCAACCGCGGCCGCAacaccaaaccctccccccaaacccataAACCAACCACGATGCCCTCCCAGCAAGAACTCGACTTTCAAATCTCCCCACTAGTTCAAGAATCACTAGTCCACAACACCAGA accctccacaacctccaatCCCTCACAGCCTCCCTCTTCGGCGTCGGCGCCGGCATTTTAGGTCTAGAGTCCTACTCCGGCTTCCTCTTCTACctcgtcttctccctcatcacaaccctcctcttctACGCTCTGAGAATAGCTCCCACGgcgacatcctccccctcttcttcttcttcttcctccaccacctcaaaaGGAGGCGTCCTGTCCCGGTATTTCAGGAGTCCGCTCGATTTCTGGACAGCGGGGCTCACGAACGGGCTGGCGGGGTTTATTCTGACTTGGACGCTGTTTtatgggttggtgagggcatga